The following DNA comes from Amycolatopsis solani.
CGCGGGCCGACATGTCGCCGATCCTCGACGAGCCGTCGTCCCGCCACAGCGGTTCGCACCGCGCGCCGGCCGAGGCCGCCCAGGGCGAGGCGCCGATGGCGAACCCGACGCTCCCGGAATCGGTCCGCAACTTCCAGGGCCGTTCCGGCGGCCGCCGCCGCAAGCCGGACGAGTCCCAGCAAATGCCGCCGGTCCCCGCCCCGGAGCCGACCGGAGGCGGCCGCCGCCGTCGCCCGGACGGCGAACCCCCGGCGTGGGAGGGCATGGTCGCCGAGCGCGCTTCGATGTCCCGCCGCAACATGGCCCCGGTCGACCCGGCGGACGTCGACCAGAACGCCAACGGCCGCAACGGCCACCGCTCCCCGGAGCCACCCCCCGGCAGCGGATCCCACACGGCGGGCCGTTCGGTGAGCGAGCTGCTGGCGGCCAACGGCGGAACGGGCTCAACCCCGCGCCGCCGCCGACGCGCCGAGGACTGAGCCAGACGGCCCGGCGAGCCTTCGCCGGGCACCTCCGCCGCTCGCGCCCCGGCTCCTCCGGGCTCCGCCGCTCGCGCCCCGGCTCCTCCGGGCTCCGCCGGTCGGCCCACTCCCGAGCGCCCCAAGGCGGCCTTGGTTGCGTCAGACGCACCGAAGGCCGCCTTGGTTGCGTCTCACGCACCGAAGGCCACATTGGGGCGCTTTGGCGCGGCCTGCACCTGCACCGGCTCCGCAGCTGCCCGGGCCGGGCGCGGGCAGTGCCGGTCGGCCCGGTCCCGAGCGCCCCAATGTGGCGTTCGGTGCGTCCAACGCACCCAATGTGGCATTGGGGCGCGGGCCCCGGCGCGCCGAGGGGCGAGGTGGCGTTCCTTCTCCTGTCCGGTCTGCGTAGGGTGACCGCCTGTGAGCGGAACCCTCTCGCCCGCGACGGGACTCGATCGTGGACGGCGGCCCCGGCGGATCACCGTGCTGCTGCCGGTGTTCGGGCTGATCGTGGTGGCCTTGTGCGGCCTCTTCCTGTTCGGCCTGGCCACCGCCCGCGTCGGGCCGCTGGCCGTCACCATCGGGGTGCTGGCCGCGCTCGTGCCGGTCGCCGGGGTGGTCGCCGGGTTCCTCTGGGTGGATCGGTGGGAGCCCGAACCCGCCAAGTTCCTGCTGCTCGCCTTCGCCTGGGGTGCCTGCATCGCCACCATCACCGCGCTGCTCATCAACACCACCGCCGAGGCCGTGGGCGAAGAGCTGCTCGGGACCGGGAACGGCAACACACTCGCCGCGCTCGTTTCGGCGCCGGTGGTCGAGGAGGCCGCCAAGGCGCTGTTCGTCGTGCTCATCGCCTGGCGGCGGTCCAACGAGTTCGACGGCGTCGTGGACGGGGTCGTCTACGCCGGGTTCAGCGCCGCCGGGTTCGCCTTCACCGAGAACATCTACTACTTCGGCCGGGCCTTCTACGACTACGGCTTCGGCGACAGCCACAGCCAGGGCGTCATCACCGCGTTCTTCCTGCGTGGCGTGCTCGCGCCGTTCACGCACCCGCTGTTCGCGGTGCTCACCGGCATCGGGATCGGCATCGCCGTCCGGACGACGACCAAGGCGCTCAAGTTCGTCGCGCCGATCGCCGGCTACCTGGCCGCCGTCTGCCTGCACGCGCTGTGGAACAGCGCCGCGCTGCTCGGCGGGTCGAAGTTCCTCACCGTCTACTTCCTGATCATGGTGCCGCTGTTCCTCGGCGTCGTCTACCTGGTCGTCCTGCAGCGACGGCGGGAGCAGCGGATCATCGCCGCCGCGCTGCCGCACATGGCGTCGGCGCGCTGGATCGCGCCGTCGGAGGTCGATCTGCTGGCCAGCCTGCCCGGGCGGCGGGCTTGGCGGCGCCAGGCGAAGCGCCAGTCCGGCAAGCAGGCCGCGAAGGCCGTCGCCGTCTACCAGGCGAGCGTGACCGAGCTCGCCTTCCTCGACCGGCGTGAACTGCGCAACGACGCCGACCGGCAGCGCCAGCGTGAGCTGCTGCGCACGTTGAAGTCCGCTCGCGCGGAGGCGACGCGCCTCGCCGACGAGGCCGCTCGAGGGTGACCCGGTCCGGGTGAAGCTGGTCACCCGGGTTCAACGCTTCGCGCTTAATCGAGTTAGTCTCGCGCCGTTCGTCCGGTACCCGGAGCGGGACTGGAACGAGAGCAGAGGGAGTCTGCCAACCATGAGCGTCCACAGGCGCACGCCATGATGAGGCCCGCCCGCCTCGCGGTCGGCGTCGTGTCCGCCGGCCGGGTGGGCAGTGTGCTCGGCGCCGCGCTGGCCCGGGCGGGACACACCGTGGTGGCCGCGTCCGGCCTGTCCGCGGCGTCGCTGGCCAGGGCCGAACGCCTCCTCCCCGACGTGCCCATCCTGCCGCCCGACGAAACCGTCGGCCGGGCGGATCTCGTGCTGCTCGCCCTCCCCGACGACGCGCTGGCCGGGATGGTCCGCGGGCTCGTCGCCACGGGGTCGCTGCGGCCCGGGCAGATCGTCGTGCACACCTCCGGCGCGCAGGGCATCGACGTGCTGGCCCCCGCGGCCGAAGCCGGGGCGCTGCCGCTCGCGCTGCACCCGGTGATGACGTTCACCGGCCGCGAGGAGGACCTCGAACGGCTGGCGGCGTGCAGCATCGGCGTCACCGCGGCCGCGGACGACGAGGCGGCCTGGAACGTCGGCGAGGCGCTCGCGGTCGAGATGGGTGCCGAGCCGGTGCGCATCCCCGACTCCGCGCGAGCGCTCTACCACGCTGCGTTGACCCACGGCGCGAACCACCTGATGACACTGGTCGCCGACTGCACGGAAGTCTTGCGGGAAGCGGGAATCGGGCATTCCGAACGCCTGGTCGCGCCGCTGCTCTCGGCGGCGTTGGATAATGTGCTCCGACACGGCGACCGCGCGCTCACCGGTCCGGTCGCCCGTGGCGATCTCGGCACCGTCCGCAAGCACCTCGCCGTGCTGACGGACCGGGCGCCGGACGTGGCGCCGGCCTACCGGGCGCTGGCGAAGCGCACGGTGGCGCGTTCCCTGGCAGCAGGAGTACTGCCGGACACCGCGGCCGCCAAAGACCTCACCGAACTCCTCGACGATCCCGCCGAAGGGCAGCAAGACCAGTGACCACACCGAAATTCACCCGCGGCACGCTGAACACGTTCGCGCCGCCCGAGCACGTCAGCCAGGTCAGCCGGGCGCTGCGCGGCGTCGGCCGCAAGGTCGCGCTCGTGCCGACCATGGGCGCGCTGCACGCCGGGCACCGCGAGCTGATCCGCCGCGCGAAGCGGCTGCCGAACACCGTCGTGGCCACCTCGATCTTCGTCAACCCGCTGCAGTTCGGCGCGGGCGAGGACTTCGAGGCGTACCCGCGGCCCCTGGACGCCGACCTGGCCGTGCTGGCCGGGGACGGCGTCGAAATCGCCTTCACCCCGAGCGCCGACGCCCTCTACGCCGACGGCGCCGCGGTGACCGTGCACCCGGGCCCGCTCGGCGACGAGCTCGAGGGCGCTGTCCGCCCCGGCCACTTCGCCGGCGTGCTGACCGTCGTGGCGAAGCTGTTCAACCTGGTCCGCCCGGACTACGCGTTCTTCGGCGAGAAGGACTACCAGCAGCTGGTGCTGATCAAGCGGATGGTCCGGGACCTGAACATCGACACGCGCGTCATCGGCGTGCCGACCGTGCGGGAGCGCGACGGGCTGGCGCTGTCGTCGCGCAACGTCTACCTGACGCCGGAACAGCGTGAAGACGCCATCGTCCTGTCGGCCGCCCTCACCGCGGGGGCGTTCGTCGGCCGGGACGGGGCCGACGCGGTCCTCGAGACCGCGTGGAAGACCCTCGCCGCGCGGCCCGCGGTCGAGGTGGATTACCTGGAGTTGAGGGGAACCGACCTCGGGCCCGCGCCCGTCGATGGTGAAGCACGACTGTTGATCGC
Coding sequences within:
- a CDS encoding PrsW family intramembrane metalloprotease — its product is MLLPVFGLIVVALCGLFLFGLATARVGPLAVTIGVLAALVPVAGVVAGFLWVDRWEPEPAKFLLLAFAWGACIATITALLINTTAEAVGEELLGTGNGNTLAALVSAPVVEEAAKALFVVLIAWRRSNEFDGVVDGVVYAGFSAAGFAFTENIYYFGRAFYDYGFGDSHSQGVITAFFLRGVLAPFTHPLFAVLTGIGIGIAVRTTTKALKFVAPIAGYLAAVCLHALWNSAALLGGSKFLTVYFLIMVPLFLGVVYLVVLQRRREQRIIAAALPHMASARWIAPSEVDLLASLPGRRAWRRQAKRQSGKQAAKAVAVYQASVTELAFLDRRELRNDADRQRQRELLRTLKSARAEATRLADEAARG
- a CDS encoding Rossmann-like and DUF2520 domain-containing protein, yielding MEREQRESANHERPQAHAMMRPARLAVGVVSAGRVGSVLGAALARAGHTVVAASGLSAASLARAERLLPDVPILPPDETVGRADLVLLALPDDALAGMVRGLVATGSLRPGQIVVHTSGAQGIDVLAPAAEAGALPLALHPVMTFTGREEDLERLAACSIGVTAAADDEAAWNVGEALAVEMGAEPVRIPDSARALYHAALTHGANHLMTLVADCTEVLREAGIGHSERLVAPLLSAALDNVLRHGDRALTGPVARGDLGTVRKHLAVLTDRAPDVAPAYRALAKRTVARSLAAGVLPDTAAAKDLTELLDDPAEGQQDQ
- the panC gene encoding pantoate--beta-alanine ligase, which codes for MTTPKFTRGTLNTFAPPEHVSQVSRALRGVGRKVALVPTMGALHAGHRELIRRAKRLPNTVVATSIFVNPLQFGAGEDFEAYPRPLDADLAVLAGDGVEIAFTPSADALYADGAAVTVHPGPLGDELEGAVRPGHFAGVLTVVAKLFNLVRPDYAFFGEKDYQQLVLIKRMVRDLNIDTRVIGVPTVRERDGLALSSRNVYLTPEQREDAIVLSAALTAGAFVGRDGADAVLETAWKTLAARPAVEVDYLELRGTDLGPAPVDGEARLLIAARVGSTRLIDNVPVLLGAAVEHPERLDAGE